From the Bacillus alveayuensis genome, the window CAAGCGGGTCAACAGCTACGTCTACACGTGGGCCGTAACCCGTTCCTAGCTTCTCACCGATATAAAGCATTGGCGCTTCATCCATCTCACCTTCTCCAATAACGACCGTCCCTTTCATTGGAACCGTGTCAAAAACATCCCGCATCGCCTCTGTTGCTGCACCGTCCGCTTCATCTTTTTTACCGCGTCCCATCCATCGTGCTGATGCAAGAGCAGCTGCTTCCGTTACACGTACTAATTCCATCGTTAAACTTCTTTCCATAATCATGCTCCTCCCCTAAGTTGTCCACAGAACATTGTAAAAAAATATGATCGATAACCTGTGATTCCGATCTATTTTTCCAATTAAGCATTTCGTATTTGTTCAATTTCTCTATCTGTCATTTTTTCACGCCAAACTTTTGCACCTAAACCATTTAGCTTATCTTCTATATGACTGTAACCGCGGTCAATATGTTCAAGACCTGTAATTTCTGTGACCCCTTCCGCCATTAATCCAGCGGCTACTAACGCAGCCCCAGCGCGGAGATCGCTTGCTTTTACTTTTGCTCCTTGCAGCTTTGACGGGCCTGTAATAATAGCAGAACGCCCTTCTACTTTGACGTTTGCTCCCATTCTTCGTAATTCATCAATATGTTTGAATCGCGAAGAATAGATTGTATCTGTAATCACACTTGTACCATTTACCTTTGTTAACAATGACGTAAACGGTTGCTGCAGGTCCGTTGGAAATCCAGGATAAACAAGTGTTTTAATATCGACTGGCTTTAATTCATTTTGACGGCCAACAATATAAATTTGATCATCGCTCGTCTCAATATGGATCCCCATTTCCCTTAGCTTGGCAATCAAAGATTCTAAGTGCAACGGGATCACATTATCTACGATAAGTTCTTTAGCCATTGAAGCCCCTATAATCACATACGTACCGGCTTCAATGCGGTCAGGGATAATAGAATGGCGGCATCCATGAAGCTTCTCAACTCCATCTATGCGGATGACATCGGTTCCAGCTCCTTTAATTTTTGCTCCCATACTAGAAAGCAAAGTAGCAACATCAATAATTTCTGGTTCTTTTGCAGCATTTTCTATAATTGTCCGTCCTTTAGCTAACACAGCAGCTAACATAATGTTAATAGTTGCGCCTACACTTACAACATCGAGGTAAATTCTCGCACCCTTCAGTTCTTCAGCCCGTAAATAAATAGCTCCTTGTTCATTTGTAACAGTAGCACCTAATGCTTCAAACCCTTTAATATGTTGATCAATCGGACGCGGACCAAGATGACAGCCACCAGGCAGTCCAATAACCGCTTTTTTAAAACGGCCGAGCATCGCTCCCATTAAATAATAGGAGGCTCTTAGTTTTTTGACTTTTCCGTTTGGTAAAGGCATTGAAATCATATTAGAAGGATCGACGATGATTTTATCCTTTTCAAAAGTAATTTTACCGCCAATCTCCTCTAGTAATCCACCTAAAATTTGAACATCTGAAATGTTCGGCAGCCCTTCAATCGTAACGGGGGATTCGGCTAAAATTGTTGCGGGTATTAGTGCGACTGCGCTGTTTTTTGCTCCACTAATTTTCACCGTGCCTTCTAACGGATAACCACCTGCTACTTTTAATTTTTCCATGGTAGTCTCCCTTCTTCTATCAGAGCTTATTAAAGAAAACGAGCGCTGCTTTTTCTTTAATAAACTTCATTTTGCTGAAATGACCTCTTTTTTCAAAATAATTGCCAATCAAAGAAAGAAGCATACTATGCATCCAAGATTTTTTATGTACGAACCTTTCAAAACAATGGATTGTTCCCATTATTCGTTTGGGAACAATCCATTCATCAATTATTTATTTGCATTGTTCCAGTCAGCTAGAAATTTTTCAATTCCTTGATCTGTTAACGGATGTTTAAATAATTGCCATAAAACTTTATAAGGAACTGTTGCAATATGGGCACCACGGAGGGCAGCTTCTGTTACATGTTGTGGGTGGCGGATGGATGCAGCAATAATTTCCGTTTCAATTCCATGCAGGTCAAAAATTTGAGCAATTTCTGAGATTAAATCTAGTCCATTATGACCAATATCATCTAAACGACCTAAAAATGGTGATACATACGTTGCCCCTGCACGAGCGGCTAATAAGGCTTGGTTGGCGCTGAAAATAAGTGTTACATTTGTTTGAATCCCTTGTTCAGAAAAGATTTTAACTGCTTTCAACCCATCAGGAGTCATTGGAACTTTAATGGTAATATTCGGTGCGATTTTGGCTAATTCTTTTCCTTCTTCAACCATCTCTTCCGCCTTAGTTGAAATCACTTCTGCGCTAACAGATCCTGAAACCACCTTTGTAATTTCACGTAGGCGGTCATGAAAAGAAACATTTTCTTTGGCTACTAAACTAGGATTTGTTGTCACTCCAGATAATACCCCAAGCGACTGTGCTTCTTTAATTTCGTCAATATTTGCTGTATCAATGAAAAATAACATAAAATAGGCCTCCTAAATTGTGATCGCTTTCTAGAAAATACAAGAAATAAAACCGCCATTTGCTTTTCATACAAAAGAGCGGTTTCACTCTTTTTGATCTAGGTACAGCGCTTAGCTCTCTTCTGTCAATAAACCTTTTGAAGTGCTACTCAATTCTTGAGAGGTAAGCATTTCGTTTTGCGGGAGCTAGGATCGACATTTCGCTATTTGCCCACAGAACGTGGGCAATATTTAGCAAAATGGCCGGCATTTCCGTTTTCTTTTGATCAAGAACAATTATTCTGCCTTACCAGAAGAACCAAATTCACGCATTTTTCCAATCACTGTTTCTTTAATGGCTTCACGAGCAGGACCTAAATATTTTCTTGGATCGTAAAGATCTGGATTTTCAGCTAATACTTCACGTACACGTTTGGCAGACGCCATTTGGTTTTCTGTATTGACGTTAATTTTAGCAGTACCTAAAGAAATGGCTTTTTGAATATCTTTCGTTGGAATTCCTGTTCCTCCGTGTAATACAAGAGGGACACCTGTACGATTGCTGATTTCTTCCATTTCCACAAAGCCTAATTTCGGTTCTCCTTTGTATGGACCATGAACGGAGCCTAAAGCAGGTGCTAAGCAATCAATTCCAGTACGTTTCACAAGCTCTTCACACTCATCTGGATTTGCATAAATAATACCGTTGGCCACAACATCGTCTTCTTGTCCACCTACAACTCCTAACTCTGCTTCAACAGATACACCGTGTAAATGAGCAAGTTCAACTACTTTAGATGTTAACGCAACGTTTTCTTCAAATGGGTGGTGTGATGCATCGATCATGACAGAAGTGAATCCAGCATGAATCGCTTTTGCACAAGATTGAAAGCTTGATCCGTGATCTAAATGAATGGCGACAGGAACGGTTATGTTGTATTCTTCCATAAGTCCTTTGACCATATTCACAACCGTTTTGAAACCGCCCATATAGCGGCCAGCGCCCTCAGAAACCCCTAAAATGACGGGGGATTTTTCCTCTTCTGCAGCTTGTAAAATGGCTTGAGTAAATTCTAAGTTGTTTAGGTTGAATTGACCAACTGCATAGCCGTTTTCTTTTGCTTTATTTAGCATTTCTGTCATTGATACTAAAGGCATGCTAAAAAATCCTCCTTATGTAGCCTATTTTAAAAAGCCGAAAAGCTTACCATAAACTAGCTTGACTAGAACAAACCTTGCATATGTATTAGGGCGAGCTTTTCATATACATAAGAATACCAACTAATATGGATTTCGGCAACTTATCCGAATGAATCAAAATTGACAAAACATTAAAATCGAAAACATTTTAGTTGGATTTGATAGGCAAATACTTTTTAACGGCTTGACGTAAATCATCAATATCAAACGGTTTTGGAAAATGAGTAAGGGCTCCTAAATCCTTTGCCTCTTGAATCATATCAAGCTCTCCATATGCCGTCATGATAATGACGCGAATATCTGGATTGACTACCCTCATACGCTTTAAAATTTCAATCCCGTCCATTCCCGGAATTTTCATATCTAATAGAACAAGGTCAGGAGAATGTTTTTCTAAAATATCTAGTGCTTGGAAACCGCTTGCTGCTTGAAATGTTTGGTATCCTTCTTTTTGAAACACTTCATTAAGCAAAACTCGAATTCCGTATTGATCATCCACAATTAATATTTTTTCTTTCATATTTGACACCTCTTATTTATTTTTAGTTATTTTTGCTATTAACCATTCGAAAAAGCTACTGCTTGCTCTATTAGAGGTGCGATAGATCGTAGAAAGATTGAAAATGGCTCTTTTCTAAAAGATTGCAGCATTACTATACTTTAGCTTTTCGACTGTCCGGCAAGCGGTACGCTTGCTATGCCACGCGTGTAGCGTGAAGGGGATTGTCGGACAAATGTAATTTGTCCGACCACATGCATTGTTCGGTTCATGGACAGTCGAATAGATACAAAGTTTGCGAAAACAATCTTGAAAAAAGAAAGATCATTTTTCAATCAACAGCTCTTTTGTTCGTGAAGGATAAGCAAGTAGCTTTTACACCTACAATTTTCCATTGCTAGTTTACATATTCTTTGTGAAAAATGAATTTCCTTCCTTTTATTTTGGTTGTTTATCGACAATTTTTGCTACATTCCAAAAACGAGCTATAATGATAACATACCTTTAAAACTGCTTATGAAGTAAGGAGAGCGAATGAAGAAATGTTAAAAATATTCACTACCCAATTAATAGGATACTTCAATCGTATTTTGGAGCAAGAGGAATTTCCAATTGAAGATGGAGCCCGGCTGCTTGCCCAAGCGGCAATAGGTGAAGGCTCTATTTATATATACGGAGCTGATGAAATGGCTGGTATTTTAGATGAAGCATTAAACGGTCCGGAGCCCTTCCCGTTTGCAAAAGCCCTAAAAGAGTTAGATCACGTAACGAATACTGACCGTGTTTTACTATTTAGCCGTTTTTCCACAGATGAAAAAGCCGTAGAAATAGCCAAAAAACTGTCCGCTAAAGGGGTGCAAATCGTTGGAGTATCAGCGGCTTCACAAGAAGAAGTCCGCGACACATTACTTCATTTTGTCGATATTCATATTGATACGAAACTAAAGAAGCCGTTCATTCCAGCGGATGATGGCGGTCGCATTGGCTTCCCAACACTTATGATTTCCCTTTATATTTATCATTGTTTATCGTTTACTTTAAAAGAAATTTTAAGCGAATATGATGAGTAAGCACATGGCGTTTGACGCGCAGCGTACAAACTGGACCTTTTACAATCTAGCTGCACCTCGATCCCCGCAAGTGTGATAACCGAGAGCTTGATGTGATTTCGAAACATACAAGTGATTCAATCCTTTATCATAAATAGAGGCTGTCCCTGTGTCAGACCCCTCCGTGTAAGGCCAAACACTTAAGGGACAGCCTATCTATTCCTTAATGACTAGCATTATTTAATGATGCTTGAATAAAGTCTCTAAACAACGGCTGCGGTCTCGTTGGGCGAGATGTAAATTCTGGATGGAATTGAGACGCCACGAACCAAGGATGATCTTTTAATTCAATGATTTCGACTAATCGACCATCAGGACTTGTCCCTGAGAAAATGAATCCAGCATCTTCCATTTGCTGACGGAATTCATTGTTAAATTCATAGCGATGGCGATGGCGTTCATAAATGACTTCATCCTGATATGCTTCAAACGCACGCGTTCCTTCCACAAGCTTACAAGGATATAAACCAAGACGCAATGTTCCGCCGAGATCTTCTACATCTTTTTGCTCAGGTAATAAATCAATAATTGGATATTTTGTGTTTGGATCAATTTCCGCTGAATGTGCTCCTTCTAATCCTAAGACGTTACGCGCAAATTCAATCGATGCCACCTGCATACCTAAGCATATTCCGAGGAAAGGAATTTTTTGCTCACGAGCATATTTCACTGCCACAATTTTCCCTTCAACCCCACGATCACCAAAGCCACCTGGTACAAGCACACCATCTGCGTCCTTTAAGCAATCATGAACGTTTTCGTTTGTAACATGCTCCGCATTAATCCAATCGATTTCTACGTCTGCATCAAAAGCATAACCAGCATGGCGCAAGGCTTCTACGACAGAAAGATATGCGTCTTGAAGCTCAACATATTTTCCGACGAGAGCGATGCGGACTTTTTTCGAAAGATTGCGCACTTTATTCACTAGCTCAATCCACTCGGTCATATCCGCTTCGCCGCATTCAAGCTGCAAATGCTCACAAACGATTTGATCTAAATTTTGCTCTTGTAGTGCTAGTGGAACACTGTATAATGTATCAGCATCGCGCGCTTCAATGACAGCTTTCGGATCGATATCACAGAAAAGGGCAATTTTATCTTTCATTTCTTGAGAAATCGGCATTTCTGTACGAACGACAATCACATTCGGCTGAATTCCTAATGAACGCAGCTCTTTCACACTATGCTGAGTCGGTTTCGTTTTCATTTCTCCTGCCGCTTTAATATATGGCACGAGTGTACAATGAATATACATAACGTTATTACGCCCTACATCACTTTTAATTTGTCGGATTGCTTCAAGGAAAGGCAAAGACTCAATATCTCCAACTGTTCCGCCAATTTCTGTAATAACGACATCCGCATTAGTTTCTTTTCCAGCTCGGAAAACACGATCTTTAATTTCATTTGTAATATGTGGGATTACTTGCACCGTCCCACCTAAGTAATCTCCACGACGTTCCTTTTTCAAAACAGCTGAATAAATTTTACCTGTTGTGACATTGCTGTATTTATTCAAATTAATATCAATAAAACGCTCATAGTGGCCTAAGTCAAGGTCTGTTTCGGCACCATCATCCGTTACGAACACTTCCCCATGTTGATAAGGACTCATTGTACCTGGATCCACATTAATGTAAGGATCAAATTTTTGGATCGTCACATTTAAGCCGCGATTTTTTAATAAACGTCCTAATGAAGCAGCCGTAATCCCTTTTCCTAAAGAAGATACAACTCCTCCGGTTACAAAAATATACTTCGTCATATATTTTCCCTCCCGATGTACTCTATCCTATAATGTTTACCAAAACTTTCACACATATTGTCATATTGTGTAAAAAGCTATTCACAACATAGAGACAATCTTTTCTCTAAAAAATAAAAAAGCTCCCTTCCGCTATGGAAAGGGAGCTGATTAACATCGTTTTTAAAGAGCCCAAATAAAATATTAGCGAGGAAAAATGAGAAAGTCAACCCTTTGATTACACAGGACCAACTGATCATCTAAATAAAACATTTTCTAGGCGCAATAATCGTCTGCATATTGAGAGGTCGTGAAAGACTGATTCTTAAAGCTCCTCTTCTTCATCATCAAGATCTAAGTCTTCGTCTAAATCATCGTCTTCTACGTCGTCGTAATCATCATCTATTAATTCATCATCAAAATCTTCTTCTGTATCATCAAAGTCCTCTTCATCTTCTTCATAATCGTCTAATTCATCAAAATCGAGATCATCATCGATTTCATCGATATCGAGATCATCATCATAAACTTTTTTCGCTTTTTTCTTTTTCGTTTTCACCATTGGCTGTGTTTCTTCTTCAATTTGATCGTACGGATACCAGCTTCTTAAGCCCCAGTTATTTTCACCAATACAAATGAATCGACCATCTATATTGATATCTGTGTAAAATTGAGCAATTCGATCTTCTACTTGTTCTTGTGTTAAATCGAGCAAGCGAGAAATTTCATCCATTAATTCTTTAAAAGTAATCGCTTGTTTTTTTTCAGAAAGAATGAGATAGGCAATTTCTACCATCGACATTTCCTTCAGTTGCTCTGGTGAATATTGCGTTAAACTCAAGGTCTGGCACTCCCTTTCTCGGAATTTCATCTATGTTGGTTGATGGGATTGCTTTGCTGATTCTATCGAAAAAAATGGAATGATAAGTTCAGTATAAAAAGGCAAAACAATCCCTTAATTATGGACAATATGTTAGCATACCATTCATTATAAACAATATTGACAGCTTTATGCCACATTATTTCTTTTAATTTTAAAAAATCTTTGTAAATGTTTTTTATTTTTGGCTCTTTTCTAAAAGATTGCTACTTTACAATCATAGCTTTTCGACTGTCCAAACACGACATGCTTGCTATGTCACACTTTAGTGTGAGTCGAAAAGCAAGAAGTTTACGAAAACAGCCTTATTTTTTTATGTTTATGTATTTTATTTTTACATGATTCGAAAAAAGAAGGGAAGTGGGCTTAAACACACCACTCCCTTCATTACTTTTTACATATTTCGACGATATTGGCCGCCTACCTCATATAAGGCTTTCGTAATTTGTCCGAGGCTTGCAACTTTGACGGTTTCCATTAGTTCTTTGAAAATATTGCCGCCGGATACAGCTGTTTTCTTCAATCTTTCCAAAGCTTCTTGACATTCATGCTGATGCTTTTTCTGGAACTCTCGTAAATTCTGAATTTGTATTTCTTTTTCTTCCTTCGTTGCCCGAGCAAGCTCCATATTATCAACATCTTCCTCTTTTGGTGGATTAGGATTTAAATACGTATTCACACCGATAATTGGAAGTTCGCCAGAATGCTTTTTCATTTCATAATACATCGATTCATCTTGGATCTTCCCGCGTTGATATTGCGACTCCATTGCACCTAACACTCCACCGCGTTCATTAATTCGATCAAATTCCTTTAATACAGCCTCTTCGACAAGGTCTGTCAATTCTTCAATAATAAACGATCCTTGCAGTGGATTTTCATTTTTCATTAAACCATGCTCTTTTGTAATAATAAGCTGAATTGCCATCGCTCTTCGTACTGACTCCTCTGTCGGTGTCGTAATCGCCTCATCATAAGCATTCGTATGAAGAGAGTTGCAGTTGTCTTGAAGGGCCATTAACGCTTGAAGAGTTGTGCGAATATCATTGAAGTCGATTTCTTGAGCATGAAGCGAACGTCCTGACGTTTGGACATGGTATTTGAGCTTTTGGCTTCGCTCATTTGCTCCGTATTTTTCCTTCATCACCGTTGCCCAAATGCGTCTTGCAACACGGCCAATGACTGTATACTCTGGATCAAGCCCATTGCTAAAGAAAAACGATAAATTTGGGGCAAAGTCATCGATATGCATGCCGCGGCTTAAGTAATACTCAACATACGTAAATCCGTTTGCTAACGTAAAGGCTAGCTGTGAAATTGGGTTGGCGCCAGCCTCTGCAATATGATAGCCAGAAATGGAAACAGAATAATAGTTTCTCACTTTATTTTCAATGAAATATTCTTGAATATCCCCCATCATTCTTAAGGCAAATTCGGTTGAGAAAATACATG encodes:
- a CDS encoding DNA-directed RNA polymerase subunit delta (product_source=KO:K03048; cog=COG3343; ko=KO:K03048; pfam=PF05066; superfamily=54277; tigrfam=TIGR04567), which encodes MSLTQYSPEQLKEMSMVEIAYLILSEKKQAITFKELMDEISRLLDLTQEQVEDRIAQFYTDINIDGRFICIGENNWGLRSWYPYDQIEEETQPMVKTKKKKAKKVYDDDLDIDEIDDDLDFDELDDYEEDEEDFDDTEEDFDDELIDDDYDDVEDDDLDEDLDLDDEEEEL
- a CDS encoding transaldolase (product_source=KO:K00616; cath_funfam=3.20.20.70; cog=COG0176; ko=KO:K00616; pfam=PF00923; superfamily=51569; tigrfam=TIGR00875), with the protein product MLFFIDTANIDEIKEAQSLGVLSGVTTNPSLVAKENVSFHDRLREITKVVSGSVSAEVISTKAEEMVEEGKELAKIAPNITIKVPMTPDGLKAVKIFSEQGIQTNVTLIFSANQALLAARAGATYVSPFLGRLDDIGHNGLDLISEIAQIFDLHGIETEIIAASIRHPQHVTEAALRGAHIATVPYKVLWQLFKHPLTDQGIEKFLADWNNANK
- a CDS encoding UDP-N-acetylglucosamine 1-carboxyvinyltransferase (product_source=KO:K00790; cath_funfam=3.65.10.10; cog=COG0766; ko=KO:K00790; pfam=PF00275; superfamily=55205; tigrfam=TIGR01072) — translated: MEKLKVAGGYPLEGTVKISGAKNSAVALIPATILAESPVTIEGLPNISDVQILGGLLEEIGGKITFEKDKIIVDPSNMISMPLPNGKVKKLRASYYLMGAMLGRFKKAVIGLPGGCHLGPRPIDQHIKGFEALGATVTNEQGAIYLRAEELKGARIYLDVVSVGATINIMLAAVLAKGRTIIENAAKEPEIIDVATLLSSMGAKIKGAGTDVIRIDGVEKLHGCRHSIIPDRIEAGTYVIIGASMAKELIVDNVIPLHLESLIAKLREMGIHIETSDDQIYIVGRQNELKPVDIKTLVYPGFPTDLQQPFTSLLTKVNGTSVITDTIYSSRFKHIDELRRMGANVKVEGRSAIITGPSKLQGAKVKASDLRAGAALVAAGLMAEGVTEITGLEHIDRGYSHIEDKLNGLGAKVWREKMTDREIEQIRNA
- a CDS encoding putative phosphosugar-binding protein (product_source=COG4821; cath_funfam=1.10.220.30; cog=COG4821; pfam=PF10740; superfamily=53697), coding for MLKIFTTQLIGYFNRILEQEEFPIEDGARLLAQAAIGEGSIYIYGADEMAGILDEALNGPEPFPFAKALKELDHVTNTDRVLLFSRFSTDEKAVEIAKKLSAKGVQIVGVSAASQEEVRDTLLHFVDIHIDTKLKKPFIPADDGGRIGFPTLMISLYIYHCLSFTLKEILSEYDE
- a CDS encoding fructose-bisphosphate aldolase class II (product_source=KO:K01624; cath_funfam=3.20.20.70; cog=COG0191; ko=KO:K01624; pfam=PF01116; superfamily=51569; tigrfam=TIGR01859); translation: MPLVSMTEMLNKAKENGYAVGQFNLNNLEFTQAILQAAEEEKSPVILGVSEGAGRYMGGFKTVVNMVKGLMEEYNITVPVAIHLDHGSSFQSCAKAIHAGFTSVMIDASHHPFEENVALTSKVVELAHLHGVSVEAELGVVGGQEDDVVANGIIYANPDECEELVKRTGIDCLAPALGSVHGPYKGEPKLGFVEMEEISNRTGVPLVLHGGTGIPTKDIQKAISLGTAKINVNTENQMASAKRVREVLAENPDLYDPRKYLGPAREAIKETVIGKMREFGSSGKAE
- a CDS encoding CTP synthase (product_source=KO:K01937; cath_funfam=3.40.50.300,3.40.50.880; cog=COG0504; ko=KO:K01937; pfam=PF00117,PF06418; superfamily=52317,52540; tigrfam=TIGR00337), translating into MTKYIFVTGGVVSSLGKGITAASLGRLLKNRGLNVTIQKFDPYINVDPGTMSPYQHGEVFVTDDGAETDLDLGHYERFIDINLNKYSNVTTGKIYSAVLKKERRGDYLGGTVQVIPHITNEIKDRVFRAGKETNADVVITEIGGTVGDIESLPFLEAIRQIKSDVGRNNVMYIHCTLVPYIKAAGEMKTKPTQHSVKELRSLGIQPNVIVVRTEMPISQEMKDKIALFCDIDPKAVIEARDADTLYSVPLALQEQNLDQIVCEHLQLECGEADMTEWIELVNKVRNLSKKVRIALVGKYVELQDAYLSVVEALRHAGYAFDADVEIDWINAEHVTNENVHDCLKDADGVLVPGGFGDRGVEGKIVAVKYAREQKIPFLGICLGMQVASIEFARNVLGLEGAHSAEIDPNTKYPIIDLLPEQKDVEDLGGTLRLGLYPCKLVEGTRAFEAYQDEVIYERHRHRYEFNNEFRQQMEDAGFIFSGTSPDGRLVEIIELKDHPWFVASQFHPEFTSRPTRPQPLFRDFIQASLNNASH
- a CDS encoding two-component system response regulator (stage 0 sporulation protein F) (product_source=KO:K02490; cath_funfam=3.40.50.2300; cog=COG2204; ko=KO:K02490; pfam=PF00072; smart=SM00448; superfamily=52172) — encoded protein: MKEKILIVDDQYGIRVLLNEVFQKEGYQTFQAASGFQALDILEKHSPDLVLLDMKIPGMDGIEILKRMRVVNPDIRVIIMTAYGELDMIQEAKDLGALTHFPKPFDIDDLRQAVKKYLPIKSN